In Tenacibaculum sp. 190524A02b, the genomic stretch GCATGTTCTTTTACCATTTTAGCATCTTCAGCAGTAACTTTTTCATGATCTTTGATCATTTTATGATGCTCATCTAACATTTCTTGATGTTGTTTTTTAAGCTTTTCATGATCTTTTTTCATTTCCTCTAAGCTAATTGTACCGCTAGCATGCTTTTCTTCAAGCGCTTTATGTGCACTAATTAAACCTTTATGTTTTTCAACTAATAAAGTATGTGAATTTAAAATAGCAGCATGTTTCTTTTCATTAACTATATGAAGAGAATCATTAGCTATGTCTTTATGAGAAGATAATAAAGATGTATGGTCATCACTAATAGCTGAATGTTGTTTTTCCATTTCAGTATGAGTTTTCATCATAGTTTCATGTTCAGCTATAAGAGCTTTGTGTTCTGCGCTTTCAGCTGGATTTTTCTTACAAGAAATAGTTAAACTAATTAAGGCAATGGCCATTAAGTTTGGTATAATACGCATAATAAATAATGTTAAAAATGTGTTAAAACAAATATATAATAAAATCCATTTAAAACCTTAAATAGATAGAGGAATAACATAAACTTTATAAGAATATTTTATAGCTAACTATAAAAAGTAGAAATTACAATTTAATTTTAATTAATGTAAATAGGTTTAAAATATTTACAGAAGAAATACCTGTTTGTCTTTACTCTTTTAAAAAAAGAAATTCCGTATTCAATATAAAAAAAATCCTTTTTGAGATTGAAATGGTCTATTTTTTGATATATTTTTCTCAGAAAAAATAATATTTTCAATGTTTTTTGGTTAAAAACAGTTATATTGTTGTTGATATTTTTTTTATAGATTATATTTGCCTGCAAACAACGGCTATTTTTTTAAAAAAGTAAGGGAAATATAGGGTACTAACTCTTAAAAACTACCATTATGGAATACACTCAAGAAATGAAGGAATCCTTAAAATCAAGTAAGGATTTCTTAAAAGGTGTTTCTGATGATGAATTAATTGAACTGGCAGAGGAATTTATAGATTGTGAAATTGAAACTTGCGGTCTAATCCAAGAAAACTGGTTAAGTAGCTTTGGAGACTTCCATAGTTATATATACCAAAAATATAATAATAAACCAGATACTTTTAGTTCACTTCATGAACTCAATGTAAAGTTAATAAAAGTAAACAAAAAAATTAATCAAAAGAACTCTAAAAGAGTTCTTTTTTTATTTACAACAAAAACCAAATGAAAGAAGCAAAATTAGAATTTAAAAATTTTATTGTTTCAAATTTTGAATTTGAAAAGTTTCCAAAAAATACAGAGGAAGATATATTTTATATTATTCCTAACGCCGCTATTAGTAGGAAAAAAAAACAATTTCATATAAATATTATATTCGAAATGTTAGACATAGAAAACCATTTTCAATTAAGAATGGTTTGCACAGGTATTTTTGAATACAATACTGAAAACCAAGAAGAATTAACTAGTTATTTATCAATAAATGGTCCAGCAATCATATTTCCATATATTAGAAGTTTCATCTCTAACTTTACAGCTCTTTCGGGACTAGATACAGTTACTTTACCTACTTTAAATCTATCAGGTTTTAGAGACGATATAATAGAAAACTTGATTGAAATTGATGGAATAGAGAATGAATAAACCTGTATTAGAATACACATGCCAACATACATGTGCAAAAAGTCAAAAAGCATATTTATTAGAAAGAGCCCCTTTTTCTTCAAAAATAAAGAAAGGTAGAAATAATAAAAATAGAGTTCCTTTTTTAGGTGAAGGCTACTATTTTTGGGAAGAAAATATTCAAGCTGCTCACAGATGGGGTAGCATTCATTATAAAGGGAATTATAGTGTAATAGAATTCGAAAATTTATCTTTAAATCATAATTTTTTATTAGATTTTTTAGATAGAAGATCAAGTAGTTATTTTCGCGAACTTAAAAAAGAATATATACAAAAAAACAAAAAGGTTTTTGGTAGTTTTAAACTTGGACAGTGGATTGAGTTTTTTAAAAAACTTAACAAAGAAGGAAAAATAATATTTAGATACAAATATTTTAGAGCAGTAGAAAATGTTATGGGAGATATAAATGATTATGACAATGAAAAAGTAAACTTTTCTACGGATGGAAAATATTACACTTATTTATCTCCTTTAAACATTATTTGTTTTGTTGATAAGCATGATATCACTTGTAAAAATAAAAAGGTAATTTAAGATTAAACAAAAAGTAAGAAATCAATCATAAATTTGATTTCTTACTTAAAAAAATATAATTTACTTATGGTTTCTTTTGTATTTATGTGTAATTTTTAAACTTTTAAGTGTTTTTTACCCCAAAACTCTACATTTTATCAAAAAGTATAGCGCTATTGATTAAATCTCTTTTTGAACATAGGATAAATTTTACTCTGAGAAAAAACTTAAAATATGAAAATTTTACAATTATTGGTTTTATTGAATTTTTGATTATCAAGAAACGAGTTATTAATAAAAAGAGAAATTTGTTATATACCGATTCATTAGCTATTACAAGTAGGTTTTTATAGCATTACGTATCTTTGCTTCAAAATTAATACATGAGAGCAAAGACACCTAAAGAATCGTTAACTACCCTTACTGATTTAGTATTACCAGGAGAAACTAATTATTTAGACAATCTTTTTGGAGGAGAATTATTAGCACGTATGGACAGAGCATGTAGTATTGCAGCACGTCGCCATTCTAGAAGAATAGTAGTAACAGCTTCTGTAAACCATGTTGCGTTTACTAAATCCGTTCCTGTTGGTAGTGTAGTGACTATTGAAGCAAAAGTATCTAGAGCATTTACCTCTTCTATGGAAGTATATGTAGATGTTTGGATTGAAGACCGTCAATCTGGTGAGCGAACAAAAGTAAACGAAGGTATTTACACATTTGTAGCGGTAGATGAAACAGGAAAACCAGTGCCAATTCCACAAATAACACCAGAAACAGCTATAGAAAAACAACGTTATGAAGGTGCTTTACGTAGAAAGCAATTAAGCTTAGTTTTAGCGGGTAAAATGCAACCAAAGGATGCTACAGAGCTAAAAGCATTGTTTACGGCTTAAAGGTGTTTAAAACACTTTGTATTTGTCTTATTATAGAAAAGAAGTTAGTTTTTTATATAAATCAACTGCCTAGATGTATACATACAGGCAATTAAATTTCTTCTATATCGCCGTTTTCAGATAAAAGTATGGCAATAGACTTTGTTTTTTCAAATTGAGAAAAAACAATAATCATAATAACAGTTATGGGGACACTCAAAATCATACCAGTGATTCCCCATATTTTCCCCCAAACCGCTAAGGCAATAATGGTTACCAAAGGACTTAAGTTTAACGATTTTCCAAATAATTTTGGTTCAATTACATTACCAACAATTACTTGTACAACACCTACAGCAATTAGTACAATTAAAAATGGTGTGAGTTCACCAAATTGTAAAAGACTAAAAATAGCTGGAAAAACAGTAGCTATTAAAGAGCCAATAGTTGGAATATAATTTAGTAAGAAAATTAAAAAAGCCCAAAAGGGAGCGCTATCAACACCAACTAATAACAAAACAAGGTAGCTTAAAATACCCGTTAATAAGCTAACATAGGTTTTTAAACGTAAATAGTTAGAAATAGAAGTTTCTATTTTGGTTAGCATAACTTGTATATTATTATAGCTATTTTCTTTGTTTAAAAACATTTTGTGTAGCTTTTTCTTAAAACTAGTTTCTTCTAGGAAGATAAATAAAGCATAAATAACAATCATAAAAGTATCACCCAAAATACTACTAATACCATTGGCAATATCACCTAAAACAGAACCATAATTAAATTTACCTATAATTGATTTGATAGATTTAATAATGTCAACATGAAAATATGAGTCAATATTCTTAATAATAGAATCAATGTTAGTTTCATATTTTGAATATGATTCCGTTAAATCCGTAATACTGTTAGTAATGATTTCAGATACAAAGCTAAAACCTAAGATAATCAAAGAAAAAACCAATACATTACTTAACCATTTAGGTATAAATTTTTTAGTGAAAGGTATTTTGTATATGGTTTTACGTATTTCTCTGGTTAAAAACCAAAAAATTAAAGCAAAAACAAAAGGAATTAAAATACCTTTACCAACTACTAAAACCGCTACAATAGCTATAGTTACAATAATAAAATTGGCAGAGTTTTTCATATAGAATTATTGAATCCATTCAGATGGATTTAAACGTTTTGTATTTTTATATAAAACAAAACTAAGTTTTGTTTTTCCTGTTACTTTATTGGTGAATATTTTCCCTAATTTATCACCTGTTTTAATCTTATCGCCTTTTTTAACAAAGACTTTTTCTAAGTTGTTATAAGCAGATATATAGTTACCATGTTGTACAAGTACAGATTTTAATCCTTTAGATTGTATTTGTACTACTAATACTTTTCCATTAAAAATACTTTTTGCATTTGAGTTTTGTTTAGCTACAATATGCAAACCAGGGCTGTTTATACTGATCCCTGAAAAAGTAGGGTGTGGTTGTACACCAAATTTTCTAGTAACAACACCTTTTACAGGCCAAGGTAAACTTCCTTTATTTAGTTCAAATTTAGCACGTAATTTTTTTTCCTCAGCATTTAAACTAAATTCGGCAGCTTTTTTAGTGCCTTTTTTCTTTTTATTACGGT encodes the following:
- a CDS encoding protein-export chaperone SecB, with translation MKEAKLEFKNFIVSNFEFEKFPKNTEEDIFYIIPNAAISRKKKQFHINIIFEMLDIENHFQLRMVCTGIFEYNTENQEELTSYLSINGPAIIFPYIRSFISNFTALSGLDTVTLPTLNLSGFRDDIIENLIEIDGIENE
- a CDS encoding acyl-CoA thioesterase, encoding MRAKTPKESLTTLTDLVLPGETNYLDNLFGGELLARMDRACSIAARRHSRRIVVTASVNHVAFTKSVPVGSVVTIEAKVSRAFTSSMEVYVDVWIEDRQSGERTKVNEGIYTFVAVDETGKPVPIPQITPETAIEKQRYEGALRRKQLSLVLAGKMQPKDATELKALFTA
- a CDS encoding AI-2E family transporter, whose amino-acid sequence is MKNSANFIIVTIAIVAVLVVGKGILIPFVFALIFWFLTREIRKTIYKIPFTKKFIPKWLSNVLVFSLIILGFSFVSEIITNSITDLTESYSKYETNIDSIIKNIDSYFHVDIIKSIKSIIGKFNYGSVLGDIANGISSILGDTFMIVIYALFIFLEETSFKKKLHKMFLNKENSYNNIQVMLTKIETSISNYLRLKTYVSLLTGILSYLVLLLVGVDSAPFWAFLIFLLNYIPTIGSLIATVFPAIFSLLQFGELTPFLIVLIAVGVVQVIVGNVIEPKLFGKSLNLSPLVTIIALAVWGKIWGITGMILSVPITVIMIIVFSQFEKTKSIAILLSENGDIEEI